The Microbacterium natoriense genomic interval CGTCGGCAAGCCAGAGCGATGCGAGCTGTTCGGTCGTGGACACGACCGTCAGCGGCACGAACATGCCGCCCCACACTTGGTTCGCCTTGATCTGGATCGCGTCCTCGGCTTCCTCAGCAGTGTTGCACCATGCCTCGAGAACGTGAAGGTCGCCGGCACCGTCGCGAACTCGGCCCCTGCTCCGATAGGCGCCGCCGATCTCATTGGTGGAGACCTTGCCGAGCTCACCCGGCTTCTTTCTCGGCCTAGGCAACGCTCTGCCCTGCGATGTAGTCCCGGATCGAATCCGCGGTCCATCGGAGGTGCTCGCCGATCTTGATGGGTGTCGGTCCAGTGTTCGTGTAGCGCCACGATTCGACCGTCCGCGGCGACACTCCGAAGTACTCGGCGACCTGCTCCTTCGTCAGCAGCGCCGGGAGCGCCACGTTGGCGAGAGCTTCGGATCCTGACTTGGTTGAGGCGTTTTTCTTGCTCATGACGGTCACATACCCGGTGCGAGCCGGGTTCTGCGCGGATCGTCGCGACTCATCGCGTAGTCGTTGCCGTGAAGCGCCACCAGAAGTCCCTGGTAGGCGATTTCTAGTGAGTTTTTGGTGAGTACCACCGTGCGTACCGTCGTCGGCATACATAGGAGAAGGCGCCCCATCCCTAGAAAAACTGGGACGTGACGCCTTCTATTGGCTCCCCGGCTTGGACTCGAACCAAGAACCTGCCGGTTAACAGCCGGCTGCTCTGCCAATTGAGCTACCGAGGAATGTGCTCCGCTGCGCGGGCAACTCGTCAATCCTAGCAAATACTTTCGCGTGGTCGTGACACGGGCCACGCCTCGGGCGTGTCGAGCCACGGGGACGTCATGGCTGCGAATCCGCCTCGGCGTTCGGCGCCCAGAGCAGGTCCTTGCCGACACCCCGAGCGACGACGTGGCCACCTCTGAGCATGAGCGTCTCGGCGTTCAGCTCGCGGATGAAGTCGGCATCGTTCGTCACGAGAAGCGCCCCCATTCCCAGCTCCTTGCGTCGACGGGTGATCGCGTCGAAGACCACCGGACGCACCTCGAGGTCGAGGTTCGCGAGGATCTCGTCGGCGATCAGAACACGCGGCTCGAGCACGAACGACCGAGCGATCGCCACACGCTGCCTCATGCCGGCACTGAGCTCATATGGGAACTTCGCGGCCGTCCCGAGTGGAAGATGCAGTTCGTCGAGCAGAGTAGCCACACGGATCGACAGGGCTTTGGTGTTCACCCGTCGTTCCCGCGCGAGGATCGGTTCGGCGATGACCTCCTGAACCGTGAGCCGAGGCGGCAGATCCGCACCGGCGCCCTGTGGCACGAATCCGGTGCGGTAGGTCAGGACCCGATGCTTGCGCCCAGGACGCCTCACGTTCACACCGCACACGTGTGCGCTGCCGCCCACGATGCGCACGGACGGATCCGTGGAACCGGCCAGGGCCAGCACCAGCGACGACTTTCCCGACCCCGTGGGGCCGGCGACGCAGATCAGTCCGCCAGGTGAGAGCGAGAAGGTGACGCCGTCGACGGCCCGGGTCGGCGATCCGTGGCCTGCACGGTCGATCACCAGATCCGAGCAGTCGATCGCGTGCGTGGGGTCGTGCCGGCGGGACATGGTTCCATCCTGCCCTGCGCGCGGCGGCGGAACCCGTTACGACTCGGCGAAGCGCTGACGCTCGACGTCGAGATCGCGCAGGCGCATGCGCAGTGCGCGGCCTCCGTCGGAGTCGGCGGGCACGCGCTGCACCGCCCCCAGCAGCTCGTTCTTCTCATCGTCGAGGCTGCGCACGATGAGACGCCGACACAGATCTGTCGCCGATGCCACCGCACCGGCCTCGTCACGCGCCGGGAACGGCGTCATCAGCAGCTCGCCGCCGAGGGAGCGATAGGGCTCACGCACGGCGTTGACCGCCTCGGTCACCCACCCCGCCCTGGTGCGGTCGGGGGCGGATGCGACCGCTTCGCGCACGGCGTCGAGACCCGGCGTGCGAAATGCCGAGCTCAACGCCCTGCCCAACAGCCCCTGATCGATCTGGTGCCCGTACTGCAGCGCCCCCATCAGCGCGTCGCGTTCCAGCGCGACCTCCGCCGATCGGGGCAGGCTCGCGAGCGTCACGGGCGCGAGTGCCGGCCCGTCTGAGGGCCCATCGCCGTGTGGCTGCTCGTGGCGGGGAGCATCGGGAGGAGCGGTGCGGCCCGAGCGTCGCACCTCGCTGCGGACCTCGGTCGGGTCCATGCCGAGGCGGCGAGCGAGGACGCGCTCGTAGCCGGGACGCAGCAGCGGATCCTTGATCTCGGCGACGATGGGAGCCGCCGCACGCAGCGCGCCGACGCGTCCCTCGACCGTCGAGAGATCGAAACCCCCCAGTCTGCGGTCGATCGCGAACTCGAACATCGGCACTTTGGCATCCATGAGGGTGCGCACCGCGGCATCCCCCCGTTGCAGGCGCAGATCGCACGGGTCGAGTCCGTCGGGAGCCACAGCCACGAAGGTCTGCGCCTTGAAGCGGTCGTCCTCGGTGAATGCGCGCAGAGCGGCCTTCTGCCCCGCTTCGTCGCCGTCGAAGGTGAACACCACCTCGCCCGAGGCGTTGTCGTCGCCCATCACCCGGCGCAGCACCTTGATGTGATCGGTGCCGAAGGCGGTCCCGCAGGTCGCGATCGCCGTCGTGAGACCCGCGAGGTGGCAGGCCATCACGTCGGTGTAACCCTCGACGACGACCACGCGTCGCGGATCTCCGCGCGCGATGTCTTTCTTGGCCAGGTCGAGCCCGTACAGCACCTGCGCCTTCTTGTAGATGGGCGTCTCCGGGGTGTTCAGGTACTTCGGGCCCTTGTCGTCGTCGAACAGACGGCGGGCTCCGAATCCGATGGTCTGCCCCGACACGTCGCGGATGGGCCACACCAGGCGTCCGCGGAAGCGGTCGTACACGCCGCGCTGGCCGGTCGAGACGAGACCGGCGGTGCTGAGCTCGTCTCTCGTGAATCCCTGGGCGGTGAGCGCCTTCAGCATCCCGTCCCAGCCACGAGGGGCGAAGCCGACGCCGAAGTGCGCCGCCGCTCCCGCATCGAACCCCCGTTCGCCGAGGAACCGCCTGCCGGCTTCGGCATCGGGAGACAGCAGCTGCGCACGGAAGAACTCGGCCGCTGCGGTGTTCGCGGCGTAGAGCCGGGCCCGTCCGCTCGTCTCGGGCGCCGCCCCGCCGTCTTCGTAGTGCAGCGAGTAGCCGATACGTCCGGCCAGCCGCTCGACGGCCTCGGTGAAGCTGACATGGTCGATCTCGCGCAGGAAGGAGTAGACGTCGCCCGACTCCCCGCAGCCGAAGCAGTGATAGTAGCCGACCTGCGGCCGCACGTGGAAGCTCGGGCTCTTCTCGTCGTGGAAGGGGCACAGACCCTTGAGCGATCCGACGCCGGCAGATTTCAGCGCGACGCGCTCTCCGACGATGTCGGCGATGTTCGTGCGCGCCTTCACCTCGTCGACATCGGCCTGACGGATGCGGGGCATCAGCGCACCTCGGCGACGGAGCGGCGCTCGGCCGGTGTCGCAGGGCGAGCCCCCGGGCGCGCGTGCCGTGGGCTCCAGATGCCTACCTCGGCGGGGTCGATCTCCCCGACCAGGCGGTTGTGCCAGTCGATCGCGCTCTGGTCCGTGAGGCTCGCGATCTGGTCGACCACGACCCTTGCGCGTTCGGCATCGTTCGCCGCCGCCACGAAGTCCGCCGCGAACGCGGGTTCGAGCACGTCGGCGCCAGCCGACCACAGGGCATCGGTCGACCACAGGGAGTCAGCCAGCCGCTTGAGCACGCGTCGCTGCTCCTTGTAGACGCCCTTGCGAGCGTCGATCGTGACGATCGCCTGGCCCATGATGCCCTTGAGCACCGCGATCTCGGTCTCGACGACGCGCGGCACGACGACGTGCGCGTTGTAACGCACGAGCGCAGGCCCCGCGTACGCCTCCCGCGTGGCGGACACGGACGCGCGGGCGAACCGGCCGATGAAGTCGCTGGTGAGGTTCTTCAGCCGGGCGAGGTCCTGCCGGGAGCGGTTGAAGGAGTTCAACCACATCGGCAGCCCGGCGAGACGGTACAGCGAATCGGCGAGCTCGTCGCGGGTGAAGTCGTAGCCCACCCACTGCTGGATGCGGTCGATCAACGCCTCGTGCTCACGCGCGTCCGACAGCTGCGCGACGTCGACGTAGCCGTTCACGATCGCGTCTTCGAAGTCGTGCACCGAATAGCCGATGTCGTCGGAGAGATCCATGATCTCGGCCTCGATGCAGCGAAGCCGCCCCGGCGCCCCCTCGCGCATCCAGCGGAACACCGGCTCGTCATCGGGATAGACGCCGAACTTGAGGCGGCCGCCGGGGTCGGGAACCGGGCTGTCGGCAGTCCACGGGTACTTGCAGGTGGCGTCGAGGCTCGCGCGCGTGAGGTTCAGACCGACGGAGCGGTCGTCATCGTCGAGCACCTTCGCCTCGAGCCGGGTGAGGATGCGCAGCGACTGTGCGTTGCCTTCGAAGCCGCCGATGTCCTCCGCCCATTCGTTGAGCGCCCGCTCTCCGTTGTGGCCGAACGGCGGATGGCCGAGGTCGTGGCTGAGGCACGCGGTGTCGACCACATCGGCCGAGACGCCGAGTGCGGTGGCGAGCTCGCGACCGACCTGGGCGACCTCGAGGGAGTGCGTGAGCCGGTTGCGCGCGAAGTCGGCGGTGCTGGGCGGGGCTCAGCACCTGCGTCTTGGCGGCCAGACGACGCAAGGCCGCCGAGTGGAGCACGCGCGCGCGATCGCGCGCGAAGTCATCTCGCTCGGATCGGTGCGTCTCGGCGAAGTAGCGCTCGGCGTCGCGCGGGTCGTAGCCGTCGGTCCGCTGGGCGGCTGAGCCTGCCTGCAGATCAGCCGCCACTGTTCTCGATCTCCGCTCCGCGCATCATCTCCGACGTCGACTCGCCGATCTCCCGGGACTCGAGCCACTTGTCGGGCAGAGAGGTGCGCTTCGGTCGGCCCGCGCGACCGCGCTGCCCCTCGGCATCCGCCCCGGGGTAAGGCGCACCGCGATCGAGCTGGCCCAGCAGATCGTCGATGTGCTGGAGGCTGGATGCCATCGCGAGTCCCGTGCGGATGTCGCCGCCGACCGGGTAGCCCTTGAAGTACCAGGCGACGTGCTTGCGCACGTCGCGGCATCCGTGATCCTCGTCATCGAAGAACTCGACGAGGAGTTCGGCGTGACGGCGGAAGGCGTCGGCGACGAACCCGAGGGTCGCGTCGACCGGCGTCGTCTCTGCGCCGAATGCCGCGGCGAGGTCGCCGAACAGCCACGGGCGGCCCAGGCAGCCGCGCCCGACGACGACGCCGTCGCAGTCGGTCTGTTCCATCATCCGCACGGCATCCTCCGCAGACCAGATGTCGCCGTTCCCGAGAACGGGGATGCTGGTGACGGCCTGCTTGAGCTCTCCGATGGCGTTCCAGTCCGCGTGACCCGAGTAGTACTCGCCGGCGGTCCGTGCATGCAGGGCGACTGCCGCCGCCCCCGCGTCTTCGGCGGCGCGGCCCGCCTCGATGAAGGTCAGGTGGTCGTGATCGATGCCCTTGCGCATCTTCACAGTGAGCGGGATGTCTCCCGCCGCCTTGACGGCCTGCGTGACGATATCGGCGAAAAGACGGTTCTTCCAGGGCAGGGCCGCTCCCCCGCCACGACGGGTGACCTTGGGCACCGGGCATCCGAAATTCAGGTCGATGTGGTCGGCATGATCCTCGGCCACGATGATGCGGACCGCGTCGGCGATCGTCTTCGGGTCGACGCCGTAGAGCTGGATCGAACGCGGTGTCTCGGACTCGTGGTGTCGGATCAGGCGCATCGTGCTCTCATTGCGCTCGACCAGTGCGCGCGAGGTGATCATCTCGCTCACATACAGGCCCGCTCCGTACTCGCGGCAGAGGCGACGGAACGCGGTGTTCGTGATGCCGGCCATCGGCGCGAGCACGACGGGCACGTCGAGGTCGATCGGTCCGATGCGGAGCGGGCGGGCGGGAGCGGTGGCGACAGTCATGACCCTTCCATTCTCCCAGACGCGGAGCCCATGGCGCCCCATCGACCTAAGCTGTGGATATGACCGATTCCGCAGTGCGCAGCATCCCCTTCGTCGACGCCCAGGGAGCGGAGAAAACGCTCGACGATCTCGGCGCCGACGTCGTCCTCGTCGTGAACGTGGCCTCGAAATGCGGCCTCACCCCCCAATACGAACAGCTCGAAGAACTGCAGCGCCGCTACGGTGATAAGGGCTTCAGCGTGGTCGGCTTCCCGTGCAACCAGTTCTTCGGACAGGAACCGGGTTCGGTCGACGACATCCTCGAGTTCTGCTCGGTCACCTACGGCGTCACGTTCCCGATCAACGACAAGGTGAAGGTGAACGGCCGGAGCGCCGCCGAACTGTACAAGGCGCTCAAGGAGACTCCGGATGCCGGCGGCAAAGCCGGGCGGGTCGAGTGGAACTTCGAGAAGTTCCTCGTCTCCCCCGACGGATCGGTGCAGCGCTTCCGACCGAAGCAGACGCCGGACGACCCCGCCATCGTCGGAGCCATCGAGGCGGCGCTCTCCAGCGTCGGCTGATTGCGGGCGCTCTGACGCCCCTCCAGGTGAACGCGTGTTCACCTGGAGGTCAGATCGTCGCCACCTGCACTCCCTAGTCTCGCCGCGGCGAATCCCGCCGCACGACGAAGGAGACCAGGAATGCCCGATCGAATGCCGATGAGCCGACGCGCCGTCCTCACTGCCGGAGCGCTGGGCGCCCTGGGCGCCGCCCTGCCGGTGAGTGCCGCGCACGCCGATCCGGCGCCACCACCCGCTCCTGCCGCAGCCGCCGGCTCAGGCGCAGGGAAGCCGCGGCCTAACGCCCCGAAGCTGCGATTCCGCGCCGACGGGACGTTCAAGGTGGTGCAGTTCAACGACACTCAGGATGACGAGCAGACCGATCGACGCACGGTCGAGCTCATCGAGAAGATCCTCGACCAGGAGAAGCCCGATTTCGTCGTGATCAACGGAGACGTGATCTCGAGTGGCTGCGAGACCCGGCTCGCGGTGAAGCAGGCGATCAACAACGTCGTGTGGCCCATGGAGTCGCGCGGCATCCCGTGGGCCGTCACCTACGGCAACCATGACGAGGATTCCCTGCCCGGGTCGGGCGTAGACGAAGCGGGCATGCTCCAGATCTACCGCTCGTACGCCTGGAATCTGAACGCCGACAACGCCGCTGGTCTGACGGGCACGAGCAACACCCTCGTGCCGGTCGCCTCGTCGACGAAGAAGAACCGCGATGCGTTCGCACTGTGGATGATGGACTCGGGCCGCTACGCACCCGACGCGATCAACGGCCAGGACTTCTCAGGCTACCCCACGTGGGACTGGCTGCGCATGGACCAGGTCGCCTGGTATCGCGATCAGTCCACGTCTCTCGAGCGACGTGGTGGCCGCAAGGTGCCCGGTCTCATGTTCATCCACATCGCGCTGTGGGAGCACCGCTTCATGTGGTGGGGAGGAGTCGACACCCGCACGGAGGCGGATGCCGCCCGCGGCAGGGCGCGCCACGGCATCGTCGGAGAGCGAAACGAAGACGAGTGCCCCGGTCCGTTCAACTCCGGGATGTTCAACGCGATCCTCGAACGCGGCGATGTGAAGGGCGTCTTCGTCGGGCATGACCATGTGAACGACTACGTCGGCGACTACTACGGGGTCAGACTCGGTTACGCCCCGGGCACGGGTTTCGGCGCGTACGGACTCGAAGGGGCCGAACGCAACAGGATGCGCGGCGGTCGCGTGTTCGAGCTCACCGAATCAGGCGAGGCCGTGTCGATCTCGACCCGCGTCGTCTACGCCCGCGACCTCGGCATCGACCTCACCGCAGACGATCAGCCCATGGAGCCCTTGCCGCTCGCTCCCGCTCAGCAGAAGGTCTGACGGCCGGTCGAAGCGCGGCGGGTCACGCCTCCACGGAGTCGCCGCGCTTCGACCAGAGGTCGCGCAGCACGTTCTCGAAAGCCGCAGGGGGCTGCGCACCCGAGATGCCGTACTGGCCGTCGATCACGAAGAACGGCACGCCCTGGATGCCGTAGGCCTG includes:
- the dnaG gene encoding DNA primase, which produces MPRIRQADVDEVKARTNIADIVGERVALKSAGVGSLKGLCPFHDEKSPSFHVRPQVGYYHCFGCGESGDVYSFLREIDHVSFTEAVERLAGRIGYSLHYEDGGAAPETSGRARLYAANTAAAEFFRAQLLSPDAEAGRRFLGERGFDAGAAAHFGVGFAPRGWDGMLKALTAQGFTRDELSTAGLVSTGQRGVYDRFRGRLVWPIRDVSGQTIGFGARRLFDDDKGPKYLNTPETPIYKKAQVLYGLDLAKKDIARGDPRRVVVVEGYTDVMACHLAGLTTAIATCGTAFGTDHIKVLRRVMGDDNASGEVVFTFDGDEAGQKAALRAFTEDDRFKAQTFVAVAPDGLDPCDLRLQRGDAAVRTLMDAKVPMFEFAIDRRLGGFDLSTVEGRVGALRAAAPIVAEIKDPLLRPGYERVLARRLGMDPTEVRSEVRRSGRTAPPDAPRHEQPHGDGPSDGPALAPVTLASLPRSAEVALERDALMGALQYGHQIDQGLLGRALSSAFRTPGLDAVREAVASAPDRTRAGWVTEAVNAVREPYRSLGGELLMTPFPARDEAGAVASATDLCRRLIVRSLDDEKNELLGAVQRVPADSDGGRALRMRLRDLDVERQRFAES
- a CDS encoding metallophosphoesterase family protein; translation: MPDRMPMSRRAVLTAGALGALGAALPVSAAHADPAPPPAPAAAAGSGAGKPRPNAPKLRFRADGTFKVVQFNDTQDDEQTDRRTVELIEKILDQEKPDFVVINGDVISSGCETRLAVKQAINNVVWPMESRGIPWAVTYGNHDEDSLPGSGVDEAGMLQIYRSYAWNLNADNAAGLTGTSNTLVPVASSTKKNRDAFALWMMDSGRYAPDAINGQDFSGYPTWDWLRMDQVAWYRDQSTSLERRGGRKVPGLMFIHIALWEHRFMWWGGVDTRTEADAARGRARHGIVGERNEDECPGPFNSGMFNAILERGDVKGVFVGHDHVNDYVGDYYGVRLGYAPGTGFGAYGLEGAERNRMRGGRVFELTESGEAVSISTRVVYARDLGIDLTADDQPMEPLPLAPAQQKV
- a CDS encoding helix-turn-helix transcriptional regulator, whose product is MSKKNASTKSGSEALANVALPALLTKEQVAEYFGVSPRTVESWRYTNTGPTPIKIGEHLRWTADSIRDYIAGQSVA
- a CDS encoding glutathione peroxidase, whose amino-acid sequence is MTDSAVRSIPFVDAQGAEKTLDDLGADVVLVVNVASKCGLTPQYEQLEELQRRYGDKGFSVVGFPCNQFFGQEPGSVDDILEFCSVTYGVTFPINDKVKVNGRSAAELYKALKETPDAGGKAGRVEWNFEKFLVSPDGSVQRFRPKQTPDDPAIVGAIEAALSSVG
- the dusB gene encoding tRNA dihydrouridine synthase DusB, giving the protein MTVATAPARPLRIGPIDLDVPVVLAPMAGITNTAFRRLCREYGAGLYVSEMITSRALVERNESTMRLIRHHESETPRSIQLYGVDPKTIADAVRIIVAEDHADHIDLNFGCPVPKVTRRGGGAALPWKNRLFADIVTQAVKAAGDIPLTVKMRKGIDHDHLTFIEAGRAAEDAGAAAVALHARTAGEYYSGHADWNAIGELKQAVTSIPVLGNGDIWSAEDAVRMMEQTDCDGVVVGRGCLGRPWLFGDLAAAFGAETTPVDATLGFVADAFRRHAELLVEFFDDEDHGCRDVRKHVAWYFKGYPVGGDIRTGLAMASSLQHIDDLLGQLDRGAPYPGADAEGQRGRAGRPKRTSLPDKWLESREIGESTSEMMRGAEIENSGG
- a CDS encoding ATP-binding cassette domain-containing protein, which produces MSRRHDPTHAIDCSDLVIDRAGHGSPTRAVDGVTFSLSPGGLICVAGPTGSGKSSLVLALAGSTDPSVRIVGGSAHVCGVNVRRPGRKHRVLTYRTGFVPQGAGADLPPRLTVQEVIAEPILARERRVNTKALSIRVATLLDELHLPLGTAAKFPYELSAGMRQRVAIARSFVLEPRVLIADEILANLDLEVRPVVFDAITRRRKELGMGALLVTNDADFIRELNAETLMLRGGHVVARGVGKDLLWAPNAEADSQP